The following are encoded in a window of Corynebacterium marinum DSM 44953 genomic DNA:
- a CDS encoding DUF4352 domain-containing protein — protein sequence MSTPQQPQGDPNQQPQERIVYVEKKKKGGCMKWGAIILGAIIVIGILVSVFGGGDDSSTDNQSGGSGETQTGNETAQVEEGTDLALGQAYTTRDGMDIVVNNFSVMSGALGQNSCADVTYTNNGDEQTSFQGYWDWKVQNPAGVITDPTFTGDNNLSSGDLAPGGTVSGSVCFDSVEPGEYRLVFEPTLSFSSDTATWVANI from the coding sequence ATGTCTACACCCCAGCAGCCCCAGGGCGACCCGAACCAGCAGCCCCAGGAACGTATTGTCTACGTTGAGAAAAAGAAGAAGGGCGGGTGCATGAAGTGGGGCGCGATCATCCTCGGCGCGATCATCGTCATCGGCATTCTCGTCTCCGTCTTCGGCGGCGGCGACGACTCCAGCACTGACAACCAGAGCGGCGGCTCCGGTGAAACTCAGACTGGCAATGAGACCGCACAGGTTGAGGAAGGTACCGATCTCGCACTGGGTCAGGCGTACACCACTCGCGACGGTATGGACATCGTTGTCAACAACTTCAGCGTGATGTCCGGTGCGCTTGGCCAGAACTCTTGCGCTGACGTCACCTACACCAACAACGGTGACGAGCAGACCAGCTTCCAGGGCTACTGGGACTGGAAGGTTCAGAACCCGGCCGGTGTTATCACTGACCCGACCTTCACCGGGGACAACAACCTCTCCAGCGGTGACCTGGCCCCCGGTGGCACCGTCTCCGGCTCCGTGTGCTTCGACAGCGTCGAGCCGGGCGAGTACCGCCTTGTCTTCGAGCCGACCCTGAGCTTCAGCAGCGACACCGCTACCTGGGTTGCGAACATCTAG
- a CDS encoding IS1380-like element ISCli1 family transposase, giving the protein MQLSHTPAALSISFDDPNLVSAAGLVPAMRLADTAGLSTLAQHRMSIAGDKGANAGAKISSLVAGMVAGADSIDDMDLLRHGGMNRLFTRIYAPSTLGSFLRAFTFGHVRQLDAVASRFLINLADQSPGLVPAPPAATSGYVFVDVDDTIIEVHGHQKQGAGFGYSGVRGLNALLATVTTTESAPVVVAQRLRRGSCGSARGAGRLIADAITTTRRLPAMAQQKILVRADSAFYGRPSIHAALTAGADVSITARMTPNIQNAIATIPDTSWETIEYTDALFDEDTQTWISSAEVAEVPFIAFASKKAADQVPGRLVVRRIPELNKKNIDQPGLFDLHRFHAVFTTADPDLLGTVAADKTHRQHAVIEQVNADLKNSALAHMPSGVFTANAAWLVVAVMAFNLTRAAGTIAAGALARATTATIRRRIVMVAARIARRARRLVLHLPQGWKWEPQWRKLFEHGHSPPAVVSS; this is encoded by the coding sequence GTGCAACTATCTCACACTCCCGCGGCACTCTCTATTTCATTCGATGACCCCAACCTCGTGTCGGCCGCCGGCTTGGTCCCAGCCATGCGCCTGGCCGACACTGCTGGCCTGTCGACCCTGGCACAGCACAGGATGAGTATCGCAGGCGACAAGGGTGCCAACGCCGGGGCGAAGATCTCCTCACTGGTCGCAGGCATGGTCGCCGGTGCCGACTCGATTGACGACATGGACCTGTTGCGCCACGGCGGCATGAACCGACTCTTTACCCGGATCTACGCGCCGTCGACCCTGGGATCCTTCCTCCGGGCCTTCACCTTCGGGCACGTGCGCCAGTTGGATGCCGTGGCCTCCCGCTTCCTGATCAACCTGGCTGACCAGTCACCGGGCCTGGTACCCGCACCCCCAGCTGCCACCAGCGGGTATGTCTTCGTCGATGTCGACGACACCATCATCGAAGTCCACGGCCACCAGAAACAAGGCGCCGGCTTCGGCTACTCCGGTGTCCGTGGGCTCAATGCTCTGCTGGCGACGGTCACCACGACAGAGTCTGCCCCGGTGGTCGTAGCCCAGCGCCTGCGCCGAGGGTCCTGTGGTTCGGCGCGTGGGGCAGGCCGGTTGATTGCCGATGCCATCACCACCACCCGACGCCTACCCGCCATGGCCCAGCAGAAAATCCTCGTACGCGCGGACTCCGCTTTCTACGGCCGGCCCAGCATCCACGCAGCACTCACCGCCGGTGCGGATGTGTCCATCACCGCGCGGATGACGCCCAACATCCAGAACGCGATTGCCACGATCCCGGACACGTCCTGGGAAACAATTGAGTACACCGACGCGCTCTTTGATGAGGACACCCAGACCTGGATCTCCTCAGCGGAAGTCGCGGAAGTCCCCTTCATCGCGTTTGCGTCGAAGAAGGCAGCTGATCAGGTTCCCGGTCGGCTGGTGGTGCGCCGGATCCCGGAGTTGAACAAGAAGAATATCGATCAGCCGGGCCTGTTTGATCTGCACCGCTTCCACGCGGTATTCACCACCGCCGACCCAGACCTGCTGGGTACCGTGGCCGCGGACAAGACCCACCGGCAGCATGCGGTCATCGAGCAGGTCAACGCCGATCTGAAGAACAGTGCGCTGGCGCATATGCCTTCAGGTGTGTTCACCGCGAACGCGGCGTGGTTGGTGGTGGCGGTCATGGCCTTCAACCTCACCAGGGCTGCCGGGACCATCGCGGCCGGGGCACTGGCCAGGGCTACGACTGCGACGATCCGGCGTCGGATCGTCATGGTGGCGGCCCGCATTGCTCGTAGGGCACGACGGTTGGTCCTGCACCTACCGCAGGGCTGGAAATGGGAGCCGCAGTGGCGGAAGCTGTTCGAGCACGGTCACTCGCCACCGGCTGTTGTTTCTTCCTGA
- a CDS encoding AAA family ATPase: protein MTANNREGEAITMNDYTISEQDIKGIRDYVEDLFSKGIVEVIRLPRGEKGPPPTGTTGRDVPERSREEVLEGLEGLTEGDNIGFRIPKGHMGIDFDHYGNKQGWTYFEALLEADGLVIDRDEWVNAFVRQSRRGPDSLAGHFFFKLPPGWEDVKFGGKACEDVDLLQHHHRYAVAAGSVVEDEMYKFYRGTEETEAPAVEDWPVLAPEIASAFARSARQGNRVKGDPESLNASLAWLESRVFGGESQTVLPDNVHRYDTMVSTVMSLISNAVHNGHAGLMADLKEIRDCREDYEVSERRAVSDDYAGAVTSAVAIVKAEIASDLKQDINWRERFGAEPFPDDYAIPDFGDLLAKQAAAYREKLIGEEIAVGNTETPASEDDSEESAKREELFTAEQREAIREGLLPEDLDEFLSYARRKRIEDTYRKVEQAQDEDIFDFDSLLMTGEEIANSQPSEEPWLIERLMREGDVSMLYAGGKVGKSRFIHNVAAALANGSPLFGEYSTARPYRVHVADLELDHDKIRERGEQIEGLNDADFNFYAGKRRKFALNSRRWRVAYAAWLKSKGYEVLFLDGLQPVAQALGLDPWREMGQTVEWLREISVEAGLKHVFTIMHASNKPDGMDRGPKGDSSLIDEVDGIWRLEFTDPDKMNIHTNWTAQQFKLSVSGRLAPQEVELKLVNPFKLSVDQPASAATRETADEKNARLWWSRLRPAIIKHAQTIAQQRGGEFDPKDVANFREQAKYWPSKNRIGDLLREVSNGEIGSKRTAQKIVDELLKQGVLNSVSTSATGYGLYPTGRTPKSPGPGGFTVSLQTSGE from the coding sequence ATGACCGCAAACAACCGAGAAGGAGAAGCAATCACTATGAATGATTATACCATATCTGAGCAGGATATCAAGGGGATTAGGGATTATGTCGAAGATCTTTTCTCCAAGGGAATTGTCGAGGTAATTCGTCTCCCACGAGGAGAGAAGGGTCCGCCGCCCACAGGCACCACAGGCCGTGATGTGCCGGAAAGATCGAGAGAAGAAGTCCTAGAAGGGCTGGAGGGCCTTACCGAAGGCGACAACATCGGTTTTCGTATTCCTAAGGGTCATATGGGGATCGACTTTGACCACTACGGCAACAAGCAGGGGTGGACCTATTTCGAGGCCCTTCTGGAGGCTGACGGACTCGTAATTGACCGCGACGAGTGGGTCAACGCCTTTGTGCGACAGTCCCGCCGTGGCCCCGACTCCCTGGCCGGTCACTTTTTCTTCAAGCTCCCCCCGGGCTGGGAAGACGTGAAGTTCGGAGGTAAGGCGTGTGAGGACGTTGACCTGCTGCAGCACCACCACCGCTACGCCGTCGCCGCTGGCTCTGTGGTCGAGGACGAGATGTACAAGTTCTATCGAGGTACCGAGGAGACCGAGGCCCCGGCAGTGGAAGACTGGCCGGTCCTGGCCCCGGAGATCGCCTCCGCATTCGCCCGGAGTGCACGGCAGGGTAACCGGGTCAAGGGAGATCCGGAGAGCCTTAACGCCTCTCTGGCCTGGCTGGAGTCCCGCGTGTTCGGAGGCGAGAGTCAGACCGTGCTGCCTGACAACGTGCACCGATACGACACCATGGTCTCTACCGTCATGTCTCTCATCTCGAACGCTGTCCATAACGGCCATGCCGGTCTCATGGCGGACCTGAAGGAGATCCGCGACTGCCGAGAGGACTACGAGGTCTCAGAGCGCCGGGCGGTCTCGGATGACTACGCCGGGGCGGTCACGTCCGCTGTCGCCATCGTCAAGGCAGAGATCGCCTCTGACTTGAAGCAGGACATTAATTGGCGCGAGAGGTTCGGCGCGGAACCGTTCCCCGATGACTACGCCATCCCGGATTTCGGAGATCTTCTCGCGAAGCAGGCTGCGGCCTACCGGGAAAAGTTGATCGGAGAGGAGATCGCTGTTGGGAACACAGAGACTCCCGCCTCAGAGGACGACTCCGAAGAGAGCGCCAAGCGCGAAGAGTTGTTCACGGCGGAGCAGAGAGAGGCGATCAGGGAAGGTCTCCTCCCGGAAGACCTTGACGAGTTCCTTTCCTACGCCCGACGCAAGCGGATTGAGGACACCTACCGCAAGGTGGAGCAGGCGCAAGACGAAGATATTTTTGACTTCGATTCCCTTCTGATGACCGGCGAGGAGATCGCCAACTCCCAGCCCTCCGAGGAGCCGTGGTTGATTGAGCGACTCATGCGTGAGGGTGACGTTTCGATGCTGTATGCAGGCGGCAAGGTGGGTAAGTCCCGGTTCATCCATAACGTTGCCGCTGCTTTGGCCAACGGTTCCCCCTTGTTCGGGGAGTACTCCACCGCCCGCCCGTACCGGGTCCATGTGGCAGACCTGGAGCTGGACCACGACAAGATCAGAGAGCGCGGTGAGCAGATCGAGGGTCTGAACGATGCCGATTTCAATTTCTACGCGGGCAAGAGACGGAAGTTCGCTCTCAACAGCCGCCGATGGAGGGTGGCTTATGCGGCATGGCTGAAGTCCAAGGGCTACGAGGTGCTGTTCCTGGACGGTCTCCAGCCTGTCGCTCAGGCTCTCGGGCTGGACCCGTGGCGGGAGATGGGGCAAACGGTCGAGTGGTTGCGCGAGATCTCCGTTGAGGCCGGTCTGAAGCACGTCTTTACGATCATGCACGCCTCTAACAAGCCGGACGGCATGGATCGAGGCCCTAAGGGTGACTCCTCCCTTATCGACGAGGTGGACGGGATCTGGCGGCTGGAGTTCACGGACCCGGACAAGATGAACATTCACACTAACTGGACCGCCCAGCAGTTCAAGTTGAGCGTGTCCGGTCGCCTAGCACCTCAAGAGGTCGAGTTGAAGTTGGTCAACCCGTTCAAGCTCTCCGTGGATCAGCCCGCCTCCGCTGCAACGAGAGAGACCGCTGATGAGAAGAACGCCCGGCTGTGGTGGAGCCGTCTCCGCCCGGCCATCATCAAGCACGCGCAAACTATCGCCCAGCAAAGAGGCGGAGAGTTCGACCCGAAGGACGTGGCAAACTTCCGCGAGCAAGCGAAGTACTGGCCGTCCAAGAACCGTATTGGCGATCTTCTCCGTGAGGTCTCCAATGGCGAGATTGGAAGCAAGCGCACCGCCCAGAAGATTGTCGATGAACTTCTGAAGCAAGGCGTGCTGAACTCTGTCTCCACGTCCGCCACCGGCTACGGTCTGTACCCCACCGGACGGACTCCGAAGAGTCCCGGGCCGGGTGGGTTTACGGTCTCGTTGCAGACCTCCGGAGAGTAA
- a CDS encoding excalibur calcium-binding domain-containing protein — translation MRGFAGAGAGAGIGADVDAPPPAPAPAPAPAPAATYYANCAAVRAAGAAPLYAGSPGYSGKLDRDGDGVACEN, via the coding sequence ATGCGCGGTTTCGCCGGGGCGGGCGCTGGTGCTGGAATTGGCGCTGACGTGGACGCTCCTCCGCCCGCTCCGGCTCCGGCTCCGGCTCCGGCTCCGGCGGCAACTTACTACGCAAACTGCGCCGCAGTTCGTGCTGCGGGTGCGGCACCGCTCTACGCCGGGTCTCCCGGATATAGCGGGAAGTTGGACCGCGACGGGGACGGCGTGGCCTGCGAGAACTAG
- a CDS encoding helix-turn-helix domain-containing protein, with amino-acid sequence MSLSVAAEHFSVSEKTLRRMVARAEIPARRLGRGPRAAIRLKLSEVEAATYPMGSATK; translated from the coding sequence GTGTCCCTCTCCGTGGCGGCTGAGCACTTCTCTGTCAGTGAAAAGACGTTGCGAAGAATGGTCGCCCGCGCCGAGATCCCGGCACGCCGTCTAGGCCGTGGGCCGAGAGCCGCCATCCGGCTGAAGCTGTCCGAAGTCGAGGCGGCCACCTATCCCATGGGTAGCGCGACCAAGTAA
- a CDS encoding helix-turn-helix transcriptional regulator, which produces MYTTRELATLLGVAPATVAKWRRTPDGGGPKWIKLNSKLVRYRIEDVEAWLNEEEHQ; this is translated from the coding sequence ATGTACACAACCCGCGAACTCGCGACGCTGCTAGGCGTGGCACCCGCCACGGTTGCGAAGTGGAGAAGAACTCCGGACGGAGGCGGTCCGAAGTGGATCAAGCTGAACTCCAAGCTGGTCAGATACCGCATCGAGGACGTAGAAGCATGGCTCAACGAGGAGGAACACCAGTGA
- a CDS encoding TrkH family potassium uptake protein, with the protein MRPTVAVALGFLLVIAVGTAVLASSWAGVDGRPTPLLDALFTATSAVSLTGLITVDTATHWSTAGQVTILLLIQVGGLGFMTLASLLGLLLAGRLGLRRRLGATAEGRGLHLGDVAWVIRATVAFSFIVEAVVALALALRFRAAYGHSWGRAAWEGIFHAVSGFNNAGFALYTDNVMAFALDAWILLPLAVALIFGGIGFPVLLEAVRRTRSAASGRPRPRWSLTARFTFTGTVVLGLAGTALVGLGEWNGALAQAGEAAGAGSAPGTGVRLLNAFFAGVSPRTAGFNALDYADFHPSTLLGTDLLMFIGGGSGGTAGGVKITTAAVLVAAVVAETRGDSSVAAHGRTVGGGVVRQALVIVSASVTLVAGSTMAILFIAPAFTTDQVAFEVVSAFATVGLSTGITADLPAAAQLLLVVLMFAGRVGPLALATALAARTRGRLFDYPEERPFIG; encoded by the coding sequence ATGAGGCCCACCGTTGCGGTGGCGCTGGGATTTCTGCTGGTCATCGCCGTGGGCACGGCCGTCCTGGCCTCCTCCTGGGCCGGCGTCGACGGGCGCCCCACCCCGCTTCTCGACGCCCTCTTCACCGCCACGTCCGCCGTCAGCCTCACCGGCCTGATCACCGTGGACACCGCCACGCACTGGTCGACGGCGGGGCAGGTGACCATCCTGCTGCTGATTCAGGTCGGCGGTCTGGGGTTCATGACGCTGGCCTCCCTCCTCGGGCTCCTGCTCGCGGGGCGGCTGGGTCTGCGCAGGCGCCTCGGCGCCACCGCCGAGGGCCGGGGCCTTCATCTCGGCGACGTGGCCTGGGTGATCCGCGCGACGGTGGCCTTCAGCTTCATTGTCGAGGCCGTGGTCGCCCTGGCGCTGGCACTGCGGTTCCGCGCCGCCTACGGCCATTCCTGGGGCAGGGCGGCGTGGGAGGGGATATTCCATGCGGTGTCGGGGTTCAACAACGCCGGCTTCGCCCTCTACACAGACAACGTCATGGCCTTCGCTCTCGACGCATGGATCCTGCTGCCGCTGGCCGTGGCTCTGATCTTCGGAGGGATCGGCTTCCCCGTTCTGCTGGAAGCCGTCCGCCGGACCCGGTCCGCGGCCAGTGGCCGGCCGCGCCCCAGGTGGAGTCTGACCGCGCGCTTCACCTTCACCGGCACGGTGGTCCTGGGGTTGGCGGGCACCGCGCTGGTCGGGCTGGGCGAATGGAACGGAGCACTGGCACAGGCCGGCGAAGCGGCGGGGGCCGGGTCCGCCCCCGGCACGGGAGTGCGCCTGCTCAACGCCTTCTTCGCGGGCGTCAGTCCCCGCACCGCGGGCTTCAACGCGCTGGACTACGCAGATTTCCACCCGTCGACCCTGCTGGGCACCGATCTGCTGATGTTCATCGGCGGTGGTTCCGGCGGCACGGCCGGCGGGGTGAAGATCACCACTGCGGCGGTTCTGGTTGCCGCGGTGGTGGCCGAGACCCGCGGGGACAGCTCCGTCGCGGCGCACGGGCGCACCGTCGGCGGCGGCGTCGTGCGGCAGGCGCTGGTCATCGTCTCCGCCTCCGTGACACTGGTCGCAGGCTCGACCATGGCGATACTCTTCATCGCGCCCGCCTTCACCACGGACCAGGTGGCTTTCGAGGTCGTCAGCGCTTTCGCCACGGTGGGCCTGTCCACCGGGATCACCGCCGACCTGCCCGCCGCGGCCCAGCTGCTGCTCGTTGTCCTCATGTTCGCGGGCCGTGTCGGACCGCTCGCACTGGCCACCGCCCTGGCGGCGCGCACCCGCGGCCGCCTGTTCGACTACCCCGAAGAAAGGCCCTTCATTGGCTGA